In one window of Pirellulaceae bacterium DNA:
- a CDS encoding DASS family sodium-coupled anion symporter: MNRSTEELTVQKARSYRRYLQAAGLIAGPIMAGVCFFLLPLTYVDLKGNIVEFSVAGRATLAAMVWMATWWLTESTHISVTALLPLALFPLLGIADMKEAAAPYAHPLIFLFLGGFILALSMSRWGLDRRISLITLRMVGTRPTRMVAGFMIATAVLSAFVSNTATTAMMLPIALSVIGLVAANREQIDAKCISNFSTCLMLAIAYSASVGGMITIVGTPPNVFLVSFLRNTIDEPNQMNVSFARWLLLGIPLACLFLPSIWLLLSKVLYPVKFETIPGGDRLILTELKKLGSMNRGEWVTFILFLLTAGMWITLPLLKQIHLTVGEGEIYPLEKLTDPGIVMLTAVLLFVIPTGDKERRFTMDWETAVRLPWGVLVLFGGGLSLAAAVDRNGVAPFIGGFSSYVAGVPPIALVLAITTVIVFLTELTSNLATTAAVIPILAGLAPGLGMHPYDLIVPATLAASCAFMLPVATPPNAIVFGSGKITIGQMARAGFWLNLLGILLVTAVSSALVKVVFGH; encoded by the coding sequence ATGAATCGATCCACTGAAGAATTGACGGTCCAGAAAGCACGCTCCTATCGACGCTATCTGCAGGCGGCAGGATTGATTGCCGGTCCAATCATGGCCGGAGTTTGCTTTTTCCTGTTGCCCCTCACTTACGTCGACTTAAAAGGAAACATTGTCGAATTTTCTGTCGCAGGGCGAGCAACCCTGGCGGCGATGGTATGGATGGCGACTTGGTGGCTGACCGAATCAACCCATATTTCGGTCACCGCGTTGCTTCCCTTGGCCCTGTTTCCATTATTGGGTATCGCTGACATGAAGGAAGCGGCGGCGCCGTACGCCCATCCGTTGATTTTCTTGTTTTTGGGTGGTTTTATTCTTGCCCTATCAATGAGCCGTTGGGGACTGGACCGGCGAATTTCCTTGATCACGTTACGGATGGTTGGGACCCGACCGACCCGAATGGTGGCAGGATTCATGATAGCCACTGCGGTCCTCAGTGCATTCGTCTCGAATACTGCGACGACGGCAATGATGCTACCGATTGCGCTCAGTGTGATCGGCTTGGTCGCTGCCAATCGCGAGCAGATCGATGCCAAATGCATCTCGAACTTTTCCACCTGTTTGATGCTGGCGATCGCCTATTCGGCTTCGGTCGGCGGCATGATCACGATCGTGGGGACGCCGCCAAACGTTTTCCTGGTGAGTTTCTTGCGGAACACGATCGACGAACCGAATCAGATGAATGTCAGTTTTGCACGCTGGTTGTTACTCGGCATTCCTTTAGCCTGCCTTTTCTTGCCGAGTATTTGGCTCTTACTGAGTAAGGTGCTCTATCCCGTCAAGTTCGAGACGATTCCAGGGGGGGATCGATTGATCCTCACTGAACTTAAAAAGCTTGGCTCAATGAATCGTGGAGAATGGGTGACTTTCATTCTCTTCTTGTTGACGGCCGGCATGTGGATAACGCTGCCGTTGTTAAAACAAATTCATCTCACCGTCGGCGAAGGGGAGATTTATCCGCTGGAGAAATTAACGGATCCGGGGATTGTGATGTTGACCGCAGTCTTACTCTTCGTGATCCCGACGGGAGACAAGGAACGCCGGTTTACCATGGATTGGGAGACGGCGGTCAGATTGCCCTGGGGGGTCCTTGTTCTGTTTGGGGGCGGATTAAGCTTAGCGGCAGCCGTAGATCGAAACGGCGTGGCTCCATTCATCGGTGGTTTTTCGTCCTATGTTGCGGGTGTACCTCCCATCGCTTTGGTATTGGCTATCACGACTGTGATTGTGTTTTTGACGGAACTAACATCGAATTTAGCCACCACGGCGGCGGTGATTCCGATCCTGGCCGGGTTGGCACCTGGGTTGGGAATGCACCCCTACGATTTAATTGTTCCTGCCACCTTAGCCGCCAGCTGCGCCTTTATGCTACCCGTGGCAACGCCACCGAATGCGATCGTTTTTGGATCAGGAAAGATTACGATAGGTCAAATGGCTCGTGCGGGTTTCTGGTTGAATTTACTAGGTATTCTGCTTGTGACAGCCGTTTCTTCTGCGTTGGTCAAGGTAGTGTTTGGCCATTAG